One region of Oryza glaberrima chromosome 7, OglaRS2, whole genome shotgun sequence genomic DNA includes:
- the LOC127780664 gene encoding zinc transporter 8 gives MRTNTTTTATVLLAAAVALLLATAARGDGGDGGCGKEDAAAGRDQARARGLKIAAFFSILVCGALGCGLPSLGRHVPALRPDGDVFFLVKAFAAGVILATGFIHILPDAFDNLTDDCLPAGGPWKEFPFAGFGAMVGAIGTLVVDTLATGYFTRAQSKKDAAAAVADEEKQSAAATTQQHNHHYVVGDGGGGEEHEGQVHVHTHATHGHAHGSSALLAAVGEDDKETTLRHRVISQVLELGIVVHSVIIGISLGASQNPETIKPLVVALSFHQMFEGMGLGGCIVQAKFKVRSIVTMVLFFCLTTPVGIAVGVGISSVYNESSPTALVVEGILNSVAAGILIYMALVDLLAEDFMNPRVQSRGKLQLGINLAMLAGAGLMSMLAKWA, from the exons ATGCGGacgaacaccaccaccaccgccaccgtgctcctcgccgcggccgtggcgctgctgctcgccacggcggcgcgcggcgacggcggcgacggcgggtgcgggaaggaggatgcggcggcggggcgggacCAGGCGCGGGCGAGGGGGCTGAAGATCGCGGCCTTCTTCTCGATCCTGGTGTGCGGCGCGCTGGGGTGCGGCCTCCCCTCGCTGGGGCGCCACGTCCCGGCGCTGCGCCCCGACGGCGACGTGTTCTTCCTCGTCAAGGCGTTCGCGGCGGGCGTCATCCTCGCCACGGGGTTCATCCACATCCTCCCCGACGCGTTCGACAACCTCACCGACGACTGCCTCCCCGCCGGCGGGCCGTGGAAGGAGTTCCCCTTCGCCGGCTTCGGCGCCATGGTCGGCGCCATCGGCACGCTCGTCGTCGACACCCTCGCCACCGGCTACTTCACGCGTGCGCAATCCAagaaggacgccgccgccgccgtcgcggacgaGGAGAAGcagagcgccgccgcgacgacgcaGCAGCACAACCACCActacgtcgtcggcgacggcggcggcggcgaggagcacgaGGGACAGGTGCACGTGCACACCCACGCGACGCACGGCCACGCGCACGGCTCGTCGGCGCTCCTcgcggccgtcggcgaggaCGACAAGGAGACAACTCTCCGGCATCGTGTCATCTCTCAG GTTCTAGAGCTAGGGATTGTGGTGCACTCGGTGATCATTGGCATCTCCCTCGGCGCGTCACAGAATCCGGAAACCATCAAGCCGCTGGTGGTCGCCCTCAGCTTCCACCAAATGTTCGAGGGCATGGGACTCGGTGGCTGCATCGTGCAG GCGAAGTTCAAGGTGAGGTCGATCGTGACGATGGTCCTCTTCTTCTGCCTGACGACGCCGGTGGGGATCGCCGTCGGCGTGGGCATCTCGTCGGTGTACAACGAGAGCAGCCCGACGGCGCTGGTGGTGGAGGGCATCCTCAACTCCGTCGCGGCGGGGATCCTCATCTACATGGCcctcgtcgacctcctcgccgaGGACTTCATGAACCCCAGGGTGCAGAGCAGAGGCAAGCTCCAGCTCGGCATCAACCTCGccatgctcgccggcgccggcctcaTGTCCATGCTCGCCAAATGGGCCTAG